The Natrinema saccharevitans genome includes the window AAGCGTTCGCCCGCGAGGTCGCCGACCGGACGGGCTATCTCTGTACGCCGACGATCAACGTCGGCGTCAGCGGCCACCACCGGCAGTTTCACGGGACGATGTGGGTCGACCCGTCGGCGTTTCGCGAGTACGTGGAATCGCTGACCCGGAACCTCACGACCCACGGGATCGACCGGGTCATCTACGTCAACGCCCACGGCGGTAACGTCCCGCACCTGCGTGAGGTCGGGAGCCGGCTCCGACAGGAAGGAGTCGCCTACGCCATCGAGTGGATGTGGGACGAGTCGATTCCGGAACTGGTCGACGACCTGTTCGCGCAGAACGGCCCCCACGGCGGGCCAAAGGAGACCGCGATGATCCAGTATCTCGAGCCCGACCTGGTCCACGACGACCGCCTCGAGGAAGCCAGGAATACCGGGGTCCCGAGCGTCGAGGACGCCGAAACGGTTAAACACGGCTCGCGGACGTTCTTCGATGCGGCCGACAACACCGACAACGGCGTGTTAGGCGACCAGACGGACGCCTCGGCCCAGAAGGGCGAACAGTTGTTCGAGGCCGCGAGCGAGCAACTCGTCCAACTGAGCGAGTGGCTCGCCGCACAGGACTTCGACGACCTGCTCCCCGAGGACCACGTCTGACCCATCGGCGGTCGCAGTCGCATCCCCCTTCGGCCGAGACAATGATAATCGTTAATAGCGACACTGCACTAAGTTATTATATGGCAGTCGTCAGCGTCTCGATGCCCGACGAGCTCCTCGAGCGACTCGATCAGTTCGCCGAGGAACACGGGTACACCGGCCGGAGCGAAGTCGTCAGGGAAGCCTCCCGCAACCTGCTCGGGGAGTTCGAGGACACCCGACTCGAGGACCGGGACCTGATGGGGATCATCACCGTCCTGTTCGACTACGAGACCACCAGCGTCGAGGAACGGATGATGCACCTGCGCCACGAACACGAACACCTCGTCGCGTCGAACTTCCACAGCCACGTCGGCGACCACTACTGTATGGAGCTGTTCGTCCTCGAGGGCGAACTCGAGGACATTTCGGCGTTCGTCGGGAAGATCCGCGCGACCAAGGACGCGCTGACGGTCGACTACTCGGTCATTCCGGTCGACAGCTTCGACCCGCTCGCGCAGGGCTAGCGGCGAGCGCGTCCGGGCGACCCCATCCGGTTCTCGATCGTCACCGATCCCACACCGACTCCGTCGGTCCCCGTGGCTGTTCGGTCCCGCCCGGACGCCGCGCCGATCTCGTGGATGGAGTCCGACGACCGCGAGCAGTCTGCTCGCGCCGTCGATCGACGCCGCGGGACTATCGCGACCGGCACTGCCGACCGACCCGACCCGGTTCGACAGACAGTATCGTTTTACTGTCGTCTCCCGAATGGATCCATATGACATACCGGAAGGTCAACTACGAGGAGGTCGAGGAAGTCTCGAGCGCGATGCACTTTCTCAGCGATCCGCTCGAGACCGAGCAGGTCGGCGTCACGGTCGCGCGGTGTGATCCCGGCTGGAACAGCAAGCCCCACGACCACACCGACAACGACCACGAGGAGGTCTACGTCCTCATCGAGGGGGCGGCGACGGTCGTCGTCGACGACGACCCCGTGGCGATGGAGGCCGGCGACGCGCTGTGGCTCCCGCCGGAGGCGACCCGCCAGATCCGCAACGGGGACCGCGAGAGCGCGTTCGTCCTCGTGAGCGCGCCCAGCATCGCCGACGAGGACGGCGACGAGGAGTGGTCGCTCTCGGGCTTTGCGGGCTAGCCTCGAGTCGCCGCAGGCGATTGGTCCCCCCGTGAAAACCGCATCCACGCGCGACGATCGCGGACCAGTCCGAAATCTTCGACCCCGGCGACGTTGGCGTCCTCTCGCGGCCGTTGAGCCACGTCGTGATCGGCGGTCTCGCGGTTCAGGCGCTTGCGCTGGCGAGCGTCCAGCTCGCGGTCGTGACCGCTGGCATCCTCTATGCCCACCTGCTGGCCGATCTCGTCTGGGACCGTCACTTGCTCGAGGCCCACGCGGACGCGGCCGACTCGACCGACGATCTGGTGCGGACTTCGGTTAGCGAGCCGGAATTACCGTCCGCGGATCCCGACCGGACCGTACTCAGGTTGCAATATTCGCCCGCGACTATTTCCTCTGTGCGATCGTACGGCGGGACATGGAACTGCTCGACGACGATATCGTCCCCGAACACGCTCGCGAGATCAAAGCCGAGGCCCGCGAGTTCGCCCGGAAACACATCGAACCCAACGCCCAGGAGTACTTCCAGTCCGGCGAGTATCCCGAGGCGATCCTCGAGGCCGGCCGAGAGGCGAACCTCGTGGCACA containing:
- the nikR gene encoding nickel-responsive transcriptional regulator NikR — translated: MAVVSVSMPDELLERLDQFAEEHGYTGRSEVVREASRNLLGEFEDTRLEDRDLMGIITVLFDYETTSVEERMMHLRHEHEHLVASNFHSHVGDHYCMELFVLEGELEDISAFVGKIRATKDALTVDYSVIPVDSFDPLAQG
- a CDS encoding cupin domain-containing protein produces the protein MTYRKVNYEEVEEVSSAMHFLSDPLETEQVGVTVARCDPGWNSKPHDHTDNDHEEVYVLIEGAATVVVDDDPVAMEAGDALWLPPEATRQIRNGDRESAFVLVSAPSIADEDGDEEWSLSGFAG
- a CDS encoding creatininase family protein; the protein is MYLADHAWPDLESYFESESLALVPLGSTEQHGPHLPEATDHLIGEAFAREVADRTGYLCTPTINVGVSGHHRQFHGTMWVDPSAFREYVESLTRNLTTHGIDRVIYVNAHGGNVPHLREVGSRLRQEGVAYAIEWMWDESIPELVDDLFAQNGPHGGPKETAMIQYLEPDLVHDDRLEEARNTGVPSVEDAETVKHGSRTFFDAADNTDNGVLGDQTDASAQKGEQLFEAASEQLVQLSEWLAAQDFDDLLPEDHV